From the genome of Manduca sexta isolate Smith_Timp_Sample1 chromosome 14, JHU_Msex_v1.0, whole genome shotgun sequence, one region includes:
- the LOC115447887 gene encoding uncharacterized protein LOC115447887, with amino-acid sequence MADNILSQMAMFDFSAPIQTVTIFDDDSDEEKCCSSSKKQRIDKSLIAESFHHEIDIINSSDEEVYIKEDIDIENDCVIKNKEKDDSVTSKNVEETSKNTQKPIDAKKSQPNEQDVLPKNKVQNKESVNLNNVENFHIDSQSTHDINAIPDVQYERISQKSIPEQVNTVTSLNNFDPTNDNEIMSAYLKKLINKVSDHLLVILGAYRHYVNAHTTGNAMLIEKRRKHYIQIKHHFFNLSSLVVETLFVPQVHTQSNFTFARNFIECTMRIAKAKSIECSFEHIEPLYFEMLEWTKEKSKYYNNISLFYLTSKLHSTVQSINKNFEITKQNAQHLNTQNVIASKNKCLNFTTGPPRVGGVYTQICPHYPTVRPNLDCNTNNIRYNHEITNHPNFFGGNVCNNNLSNPAVRGTCLQNGQRAFQICVYCQQMQGNMMQHAASTTGGSHTTSMDPINYNAG; translated from the exons ATGGCAG ATAATATACTCTCTCAAATGGCAATGTTTGACTTCAGTGCTCCAATACAAACCGTAACGATTTTTGATGATGATAGTGATGAAGAAAAGTGCTGTTCGTCTTCCAAAAAACAACGTATCGATAAGTCTTTAATAGCAGAAAGTTTCCACCACgaaattgatattataaattcctCAGATGAAGAAGTATATATTAaagaagatatagatatagaaaatgattgtgttattaaaaataaagaaaaggaCGACAGCGTAACATCTAAAAATGTTGAAGAAACtagtaaaaatacacaaaaacccATTGATGCAAAAAAATCTCAACCTAATGAACAGGATGTTTTACCAAAGAATAAAGTACAAAACAAAGAAAGTgttaatctaaataatgttgAGAATTTTCATATTGACTCACAAAGCACACATGATATAAATGCAATACCTGATGTACAATACGAACGTATATCCCAAAAATCTATACCTGAACAAGTAAATACAGTAACTAGCCTCAATAACTTCGACCCGACTAACGACAACGAAATAATGTCGGCTTaccttaaaaaattaataaacaaggtGTCTGACCACTTGCTTGTGATTTTAGGAGCATACCGACACTATGTTAATGCGCATACCACGGGTAATGCGATGCTCATAGAAAAACGCAGGAAAcattacattcaaataaaacaccACTTCTTCAATTTATCATCTCTTGTCGTTGAGACTCTGTTTGTCCCACAAGTCCACACACAATCCAACTTTACATTTGCTAGAAATTTTATAGAATGTACTATGAGAATTGCCAAAGCGAAATCAATAGAGTGTTCGTTTGAACATATAGAACCGCTTTATTTCGAAATGCTTGAATGGACCAAAGAAAAATCCAAGTATTACaacaatatatctttattttacttAACATCCAAGTTACACAGTACGGTACAATCGATTAACAAGAACTTTGAAATTACAAAACAGAATGCACAGCATTTAAATACGCAGAATGTAATtgcatctaaaaataaatgtcttaaTTTTACGACTGGACCACCGAGAGTCGGAGGTGTTTATACACAAATTTGTCCCCATTACCCTACAGTGAGACCAAATTTAGACTGCAATACCAATAATATACGATATAATCACGAAATAACCAATCATCCAAACTTCTTCGGGGGTAATGTTTGCAATAATAATTTGTCGAATCCTGCTGTCCGAGGAACGTGTTTGCAAAATGGACAACGTGCGTTTCAAATCTGTGTCTACTGTCAACAAATGCAG